The segment AAACACAGTCAAAGCAAATCCTCACTGCATTTAACCTGAACCATCAAACAAAACTGAAGGGCAGAACAGAAAGACCACATCACGTTTACTATATTACTGCTGCACAGATATGAAGACCCTAAGAAGCGCTTTGGCATGTCTGGGTAAAGGTTGTACTGCAGCCTCCTTTTCTGCTGCCTACCTGTACACTGCAGAGCTCTACCCCACTGTCATCAGGTGAGACTGCTGGTTCAAATTCATTAATTTAGCCCATTAATATAAACAACCAATAAGCCCTATGAGCTTAAATTCTGACcagtttaacattcatattttataCAACTTTTAATATAAACCTAATTAcatgaaacattacattttctgtGCCGGTCACAATGTGGAAGATGTCttaattaggcttcaggacccTGTATAAGGGCTGGTCATGCCAACATGGATaaaattaagtttgagactttaaacaaCATGTTGATATCTGACAATAATGGAATGTGTAACTGtatgcaacaaactggttaatttcTGTATAAACACCGTCTGCCGAGAGAGGTTAATATGGTCGTTACAGTATATTCTTGtgaagaacactggcaaggtcaacttcttgtgaCAGATCAACATAGAAGGAGGGTTAAactatataattaaatataatgtaatgtaaactTTTTTCTCATATCTTCTCTAAGATTCCagataacacatttttgtatttttttttattttatatactataataATCCCCATGTGATGTGATTTCAGGCAGACAGGAATGGGGTTTGTCGCCACCATGGCGAGAGTCGCCGGCATGGCAGCCCCCGCTGTCCTAATCCTGAACGAGGTGACATTACCAAAGatcatgtttgtttgtaatAGATTTCAACAATGAAGCCCTAATTCCAACTTAATATCAGCAGATAAGGAGTTTAACAATTaacttttaaaaagaacaatAGATGATTTTGATAAATCCTTTGCCTGCAAAGTCATAAGGTTAACAGAAAGGTTTTAAAGAATGTCAACAAGGCTACCAAAACTTTTTATCTGTCTTTCGGCTTCTGTTAATATCTGGCAAGCGGACCAGAAACCAGATAACAAATCCAACAAACATTACTGATGACATCTTCTTTCAGGTTCTCCCTGCTCTGCCTGGTTTAGTGTATGGAGGGTCAGCGATGGTGGCCGGATGCGTTGCCTGCATCCTGCCGGAGACGCTGAACATGCCACTGCCAGACACCATAGATGATGTGGAGCAGAAATGGTGAGCCAATAACCAGCTTTCAGCTTTAGGACCATTGCTATATTACAGCAGTACTGTGTTTTCAATCTTAGCTTCATTAGCAGCTGTAGTTTCATGAACAGAATTTGCTTCATCAGGTGCGCCAGCGTCTTGAGTGACATTTACAGTTGTAGGAATATGTGTAGTGTTAACTTGTTTGACAGTAAGGCATGCAGTGAATGTCTCATCCGTCCTGATGGGGTGTTTGCTGCAGGCTACATGAGGGACTCTTGGGTGGAGTGGAGAGTCATATTTATTACCACTTTGGTTATTCAATGATTGATCATTAACTGAAATCTTTATGCTTCAAGGTCTGGAAGAAAGCCTGCCCCGCAGGAGAGCGTGTCATTATGTGAAGGAGGGGCTTCTGAGTGTGGGGGTGTGATCTCAGCAGAAGGTATGCCTCTAAAAGAGCCGAAGGATGTGGAAGAGGACGGACTGAATGccctctgaccaatcagaccAGTCAAAGACACTGACAGTTTGATGGATCGATTGATCAATCAGATGGCTGGACTGTGCCACATCCAACCGGATGTCTCAAGTCTTTCAAAACCAAAATAATGAACCAATGAGAAAGACTGATGCATCCCCGTGTTCCTTGGCTAAAAGAGTATATTGCAGTTATATTAAGAATCTTTCTAGATATTTTCATTTGAGTGATTTGTTAGATATTTAATTATGAAAGTGCGGGTTAAATGTGAATTGAGTAAAACAGTGATTTGTTAAATCTGATGTTACAGCTTCTAATGTGAGAATGAATGCAAGGTGTAAATATGAGTCTGAATAGTTATTTGTCTCTCCAAATGACCCTGCATCGAAGTGGTGAGCTGTCCataatatttttgaattttgttttgaattttttaaactttgtattCTTTGCCAATACCCAAAGGGACATTaagagcacacacaaacacatgcatatactgtgtGTTAGTATGTACAgacccctgtaacacacacaaacacacacagagtcgCGGGCAGCCTACTTCATGGTGCGCCAAAAATGagaaacttgtaaaggggggaaagcgccttgctcaagggcgcctcgctcaagggcgcctcgacagtgctcaggaggtgagctgacacctctcactgtcagctcacactccaagcaGCTTGGTGGTAGCGCGGATCGAACCGCCAGTCTTGGAACGTTGGACATTTGACattactgctgagccactgccctcAATATGCACTGCTTCGCACCTAAAATTCTTTGGACTAGGCTCCGGGACAAGAAGAAACAACTCGTCTTGTTGGAAGTGACGGTTCCCCTGAGAATTCCAGTGTGCATGCTGATTGCTCCTCGTACACCAGATTCAAGTTGTAGTAGTAGTTAGTTGTAGAAGTTATAGTACACTGCCAGGATAAAGTGTCTGGTAAAACAAAGGGGTGGCTGGTAGACAAAAGTTAATTTCCAACCCTGgtgttcttatttattttctaaatgagATTAACATTACTGACTGTAATGAACCCAGGGAGACTAACATTATGGGGTAGTACATTAAACTGTAACTTGCACCACCGTCTGTGAAAACAAACCTTATGCATCGGGTGTTTTCATGTTGCTTTGTCATAGATTACACTGTGAAAtgaacaacaaaatatttttacctCAAAATCCCCTACATCAGGTTCACTGTTGGCTTCAGTGCTGCTCACTTCATGTGGATCCCTCCAGCTCTGTAACATTATGATGTACAGGTTGCAAAACATTAGTCATGCTGGATTACTGTTAGCAATCATTCTTACCAAAAAGGTTGGAAAACTTCATTATTAGGGGTTCACCTAATCCAGGGTTCATTTCAAATTTCAGTTTTTGGCTCACGGTTGGTTCTATCCCCGGTTTTCAAAGCTActaaagaaatgttttgaatatttccagaaaaaaaaaaaagtctggattttatttacatattgttagatagatagatagatagatagatagatagatagatagatagatagatagatagatagatagatagatagatagatagatagatagatagatagatagatagatagatagatagatactacATGCACATTACTACAACACTTTTATTACCACTTCACAACAAAAATAacttctgttcacacacacacaaaaaaaaagaaacgcaAGGTGTCAGTTGAAACGCTCTTTTAGACATCAGCAGTCAATGTGTGACGTAATCGACAAACACGAGGACAGGACCCAAAATAGGAGCTGAGGCCAAAGAAAGgtataagaaaataattttattgtggGCAAAGCTGGCAGCTAGTGAAGGATGTAAACCAAGGAACATGGGTGGAACTAAACTCCAGGTTCAGAAGTTCTAGAACAGGGTGCAGATGCAAGGCTGAGAGACAAATATGAGCTGCATTACTCAATCAGCTCACAATGGGGAAGAAGTTGGATGGGAATAAGAAGAGAAATGTTGATGACAGATAGAAGACAGGTGTGGAAGTAGAgatcatagaaaaaaaacagttggttCAAAACCAGAGTCTCATTAACAGCACACAAGGAAGACACTCAAGTTGCTGGTGTTGACATTCTTCAGAACTTTAATTATGACTTTTCTCTGCTCCACACCCATCCACATAAATCTCAACCTGTTGAAACATCCTACCTGTCATCAACCAGCTTGCAAACAGTAAGTACATTTTCACTCATTCTAATTGTAATACCCCTAATTTTCTTTCCCTAATTCTTTAACAACTTCTTACCAGACTTCAAattaatagattttttaaaaattctttaaatatttttaaaagccaAACTACTGGACCCCACTTGTCAAGTACCAAGTTATGGTTAGGATACAGCTAGAACTTTGTTAAAGGCTGCAGTTTTTCAAAAGCTGACTTTTGAAAACTGCAGAATGTGTTTAACTGATGAATTAGCTTTAACTGAGTAAATTAATTAGGATTATTAACATTATTGTCTATTATTATGTGTGTTCTCAGGGTCATTCAAATAGAAAAGAAGCACAAATTCAGaagtctgtatttatttttaaactttatttttataatacaTTAGCGGCTGTGTTGGCCAAAGAGCTGAAATATGTAAAAGTTATAAAATCATTGTAATTTTAAAACGTTTCTTGAAAACTAAACAGAACTAAATCACGCAGACTGAAGAAATGGGTTTCTCTGACCTTCTGGAGGAGGTGAGTGATTTTTATATTATACTAACattattgaagaaaataaagaagaagcaTTGAGAAGTTAGTTCAGCTGAAGTCACGTGTTCAAGTAAACTAGATGTAATTTTCAATGTATAACATAAATTTTCTTTCCAACCTGATTGCCTCTGTCAGATTGGTGGTTTTGGGAGATACCAGTGGATCCATGTATCAATTATAATTTTTCCTAGTTTGCTATTGGCAAGTCAAAACCTTCTGAACAACTTTGTCTCAGGAGTTCCCAACCACCACTGCACCCTGCCTGCCAATCAAAGCCTTAACAACCTGTCACAGCAGGTAATACTCTAATTCTTTCTGACACTATAAAGAAGCAGCTACATTCCAGCACATAATCCTTCTGACACTCCGAGGAAACCTGACTGACTACCAAGCAAACTGGTTGACTACAAGGAAACAAATCTATTTCTAAAAAGTAACCAGTTCCATCACTTTGTATACTAACTATACACTATCATGAAATCCACCTCACAGTTAACACAATGACCTACCTGACATTGCTGAGTAACCTATGTCACTACAGTGACGTCCAGGTGACCTTTCTGACACTCCAAGAACATGTGTCGATAGTCAAACAATCAGATTAGCTGTCTGGTACTATCATGTTGTTTGTATTACCAGAAGTGCCTTTCTCATTGCTAGCTAATGTGTGTCGCTAGCAGGTAAGATGTCTCATTGCTAGGTAACCTTTCTCAGCACCAGGTGATGAGTTAGATATCTCCAGGTAACCTGTGTCACTGGCGGATAACCTGTCTTACTACCAAATATTCTGTATGACAATAGTAGAAAATCATCTCATTGCTCAGTAACCTGCCTGATACTTTCAAATAACCCGTCTTATTAATCTGTTAACCACATTACACTCAGTAACCTGTTTCATGCTACCCACTGTGGCACAGTGGTGGAGTGGGCAGCACTGATGCCTCACTGCGAGACATTCACGGGTTGTCTTTCAtatggctccgcggtgcattggcgtcgtgctcggagtgtctcccgcctctcacccataagtctgctgggataggctccagcaaccccagtgATTGGCAAAGGCAGAAACAGGggcaaagaaaatgaatgaatcaatgaagggatgcatggatggattgATCAgtaaatgaacgaatgaatgaatgaatgaatgttctggGTTACACTATGAGTAATTTCATAACTCCTGCAGGCTATGAAATAACCTGTTTCACTAGACACATACTTTGTAATGCCAGTTGACTTGTCTCACTAAAAGTATCCTGTCCCATGACAAGTGCTTTTGCTTGTCTTGTTTTTAGATAGATGAGAAGCAACTGCTGAAAGCTTTCATTCCTCTCGACTCTTCAGGAAATAGACTAGACCGCTGCAGAAGGTAAAGGGAATTCTTCTCTGTGTTGCATtttgttgttaatatttttttcttgcataaTTTCCTGCCTCAGATATTGTTCTGTTGTTCAGGTTTGTGGAGCCTCAATGGTATCTAATACACTCGAACAGCTCAGTCAATGTTAGCCatttacagacagaaaattgtttggatggatggacgttTGACCGCTCTGAGTTCCTCTCAACCACCGTCTCTGAGGTAATGTGAGAAGAAACAAGCTccctggttaaaaaaaaaatcttcttttcattttggctTGTTCTGTAAGGGGTGTGTCCACAGCGTGTCActcttctccatcttctgcatcctcctctctaacaccaattgtcctcatgtcttccctcactacatccatccaatgtctttggtcttcctcttgccctttGGGCATTTCTCTGAACTAATTTCTCAACCTATCCAAGCTGGTCCTTGCCTCAAGAGAACCTCAATATCTTCATTTTTGCCACCTCCAGCTcggcttcctgtcttcctttcAGCTGCACCATCTCTAATCCATATTTCAAGACTTCACCACCCAGTCTTCTGGGAGCCTCTCCTGTCTACCAATAGTCTGTCTCACCTCTTGTTGAAAAGTTACATGACACTCTTCCTTTCTCAGCTTCCACCACATGGCTCTCTGCAGGGGTACAGTGTCCCCAATAGACTCAATGATGTTAATAAAGTGATATTTCGTAAAAGAAAGTTTGAGTTATCTTTAATGAAACTGCAATAGTCTAGGAACAATTTTTCAAAGCAGCATTGATCGATTGAATTTATAATTGGCACACtctcatttctgtttctttgaAACATTGTCCTTCAGTGGGAGCTGGTGTGTTCTCTGCGTCCACTCAAAAGGATGATTCAGACCATCTATATGGGTGGAGTTTTAGTAGGAGCAATCATCTTTGGCAGTCTGTCAGATAGGTAACCTGTCCAAATTCTAACAACACATTTGCTCTCTAAACCTGTGAAAGTTTGAATCAATGTTAGTGACTGTGTCCATATTGTTtctaaaattaaagaaatcttTCTTTGTTCCTTGTCTATCTGTCTCAGGTTTGGGAGGCGGTCCATCTATCTCGTGTCATACCTGCAGTTGGCCGTGTTTGGTTCTGCCTCGGCCTTCTCTCCTTCCTACACCTTCTACTGCATTTTTAGATTTCTCTGTGGGATGGCGATGTCTGGAATCATGATAAATACATTCTCAATGAGTACCTGTCCTCCAGTCAAAAATTTCAGGCTCATCTTCAATGATTTATGAATTCTCTTGGAAAACAAACTGATGTCATGTTCTGTCTACCCATCTATCTGGCTGTTGTCTCTAGATGTGGAGTGGACTCCAATTAGAGTAAGGACAATAGTGGGCACACTCGGCTCCATTTCCTTTACATTTGGTCAGGTGGTCATGGCAGGGATTGTCTATTGGCTGAGAGACTGGAGGAAGCTGCAGTTGGCCGTCTCAGCCCCAAATTTCCTATTTGTTGCCCTGACATGGTCAGTGCACAGTTTCAAAATGAGTATTTCTAATCATTGTAATTGATGAATTCATGAATTATCCATATGGCCTCAAAATGGTCAGGAGGTTTTAGTGTTTGGGATTCCAATATAAATGGTTTACTCGCTGATTCTTCAGGTGGTGCTCAGAGTCGGCTCGTTGGATGGTTCTAAATGGTCGGACTGATGAGGCATTAAAGAATGTTCATCGAGTTGCTCGAATCAATGGAAAACCAGAGATGGTCAACAAAATAACCAAAGAGGTAACTTGTCTTTTtaactaccacacacacacacacacacgtgcacacacacacgcacacacacacaaatgtgtaacAAGTATCAAAACCTGAGATCAATTCCTTGTGACTTGCAGGTTTTAGACTCTCACGTGAAAAAGGAGATTGAGATGAGTCGTTTGTCATTCACATTGTACGACCTGCTAAAGACGAGGGGAATGAGAAAAATCTCCATTTGTCTTCTTGCTGTTTGGTAAGAAGAAACTTAAGTATACCTGAATAATTTACTTTTAACCGTTTGTTTTTGtgactgtatatacagtatatgtgcaaTAGatatccatccatacatcagTCCACCTGTTTGTTACCAGTTTGTCCTCCTTTGCAGGTTTGGAACCAGTTTTTCATATTATGGACTGGCACTGGACCTGCAGCAGTTTGGGGTGTGTTTCTTGATTATTAACAAAGCTAAACTGAGCAAACAAATTCTGATCATTTCTGGTCATTTCCAACTCAATGTTATGCTTGAAGATATGGCCTTTTTGACGCCAGAGGTTAGAGGAAAGTGGACTGGTTGTAGCTGAtagaaaagcagcagaaaatcaCATTACCAGTTGTTACAATTGGGGTATGAAGATGAATAAACACATGAATCTCTGTATAGCACATGGACCCATTCTGGGTTACAGCAGAACAAACCACATCAAGTTCCATTTCTGTCAGCTAATAACAGGAACTAGGGTTACATTTCTCTCTCACATACCCATCAAAATATGACTGTAAAGGATTGGAATATGTTGCATAATCTGATGAGCTTCAGCCTCTTCCATAACATTCACTAAATTAGTAAAATCAAAATATGGCAATAATGACAGGAACTGTTAATGCGGGTGGTGGTGATGAAATGGTGTTGGGGATATTTTGGCTGGTTATTTCAATTGAGCATCAGTCAAATGTCAACTTCCTGCATATTGTTGTTAAGTTGATTCTTTATGGCCTCACTGTACCCATCTCCTGATGGCCAAAGCatatagattttttaaataatgtttaaattttATCAAGAATGTTGGACCTTCAGTCAATTTGccttttcctgttgttgtttttttatttgtaacaatTTATGGttgcaatgtttttgttgttaaacACTAATTAAGATAATAATACTAGGAATACGTATTAGTATAATTCAtagtattattgttataattattccTCTCCTGCTATATATTATTCCAGGTAAATATCTACCTGATGCAGCTCATCTTTGGAGTCGTCGATATTCCTGCCAAATTTGTAGTTCTGATCGTTCTGTCTTTCCTTGGGAGGAGGGTCTCTCAGGCTTCTTGTCTCTTCCTGGCAGCCCTCGTCATCTTTAGCAACATCTTCATCCCGAGAGGTGTGACACActatgtatattgtatgttctttccatgtctgcatgggttctctcttcCCCCCACGACCACAAAACAGTTTCGTTGGACTGGTCATGCCACAATTGCACGTATGGTTGTTTGGCTTtcgtgtggctccacagtgcactggcaaCATACCCCAAATATATCTGAGCCTTGCGCCTGTAGTCCGCTGCAGTCCACGTGTCTTTCAAAAAGCAGTAGtggaagaaaatagatggatggataaatctGCAAtggccatttgaggtcatttaaatgccattgcCACTCTAATAGGAGAGAGTTATTGCCGGTGAGAGGCAAAGCTGGAGAGATTATTGCCATTACCACTATTATCACTTGCCTAATGCAATATTCAAGGTATGATGCCTGGCACACTGAGATGCTCAGAGAGACATGTACAAGAATAAGCAACAGGAgatgtccaaagctgtttacGTCAATCCAGTGGACGTTAACGTCCAGtgaataaccatgacctggataactgagaacctacacagacaacaggagatgATTGTTGAAGATGCACGtatgcagcagtgctgctcagtACAGGTTGTGGCAGAATGAATAACTACAGTAGTTAGCTATAGCACCGCGTATatagttgtttgtttgtatgaatgttcataagtcagatATTTGTACCCTGATGACTGACTGTATATTTATTACATGACCCCCCCTACAGACATGCAGGCCATAAGAACCACCTTGGCATGTCTGGGTAAAGGACTGACTGCAGGCTCCTTTGCCACTGTCTTCCTGTACAGTGGAGAGCTATTCCCTACTGTTATCAGGTGAGTCTGTAGGTTCAAATCCAATAAACCATTTAAGACAGCCTATtcactgtggtgtgtgtgtgtgtaatgtgttttCAGGCAGACAGGAACAGGGTTTGTCTCCTCCTCGGCAAGAGTCGGTAGCATGGTTGcccccatcatcctcatcctggACGAGGTGACATCCTTCAACCTAAATAATTCACCTATCCCTCCATTTTCTTGACAATTTGACGACCATAATAGTCTCACCTTCATTCACTTTTTCTGCCTTGTGCGTCACAGGTTACATTAGAGGCTAGTAGCTAGCTAGGGACACTAATGCATCACAGGGCATCATCCTGagccttgtttttaaaaataaataggaacaTAAATTAATAGTTGAATGGCAAGTACCTTGTTTATGATTTAGTCATAATGGCATCGGTCTATATGAAATGAacgagaagaagaaagaaaacgtacattaattaattaatatgtgACTCAATTTTGTGTCACAAGTTGCTTCAGACTTTGGTTTATATATTCAGTGAGGTTCATGACCCAGATGAAGATCAGGTCTTTTTTAAGACCCAAGGTCACAGCAAGACTTTCTTGCTGCGAGACAACAGTACCAACCACACACTCCATTACGCTTCCCATTGCCTAAAGCATGCCTGTATCATTGGGATATTTATTTGCAATTGAGCATTaaaggatagatggatggatggccttTAACATGGCGGTGTGATattaaagatatttttcaaaTGGTGGGAAGAACAGCTGGTAACAAACTTAGTAGCACAGATAACAAATGCATGCTAACAGCACTGAtggactacatttcccaggtacTCCCTGCACTCCCCGGTCTGGTGTATGGGGGGTCAGCCGTGTTGGCCGGCTGCTTTGCCTGCTTCTTGCCAGAGACGCTGAAGGTGCCACTTCCAGACACCATAGAAGAAGTGGAACAGGAATGGTAATGGCTATCAGTTAGCTATTTTACCAGTCACAATGACAGCTTCATTAACAGATTTAGTTTAATGAGACCCATTTCGTTAACGTCATTAACTTAATCAGCTTGACAAGGCCGTCTGCAGTACATAGAGTGACCTTTTGTTGTACAATGTCGTGCAACAGTGTCACAACAATGTCACTTCATCACATCCTTTTGTTCACACTGATCAAGGCAAAAGTAGAACATCACTCCAGTGTGTGATTGTAAATAGTGACCCAACGTTCCCTTGCATCCATTACAGCAGTGTCAGGGTGACATCTAGTGTGTACATCGTAAACAGTGAACTGAAATgatggaaaattattttatttgatgatCTAGAGATCCAAAACCTCCTTTTGTTGCTttgtcttgaagacatttttgattgatttgctAATAGCTGCTACTGGAGCTCCATTTTAAATCACCGGGTTGGGCAGCACACATCTGGCATATTTGaagatgtttttgtctgtgttaaGGTTTGGAAGAAAGCCCAGCCTTCAGGAGCGTGTGTCATTATGTGAAAGTGAGGCTTCAAACTGTGAGGGTGTGATCTCAGCAGAAGATGTGCCTCTAAAAGAGATGGACCCAATGCCTTCTGACCCAAATCCGATCAGCCAAAGGCACTGACAGCTGAATTGAGCAATTAACCAATCAAATGGATGGACTGCACTGCAACCAACCACATGGCTTAAGGAACCAAAAAAgcaagatgtttaaaaaaaactgatgaatAATGAtacataaataatcaataatttactgtaaagtgctaataaaactgtttattatCAGATGATTGTTGATCTCTTTATTTGACaccataagtatatgttttttGAGCTAAAAGTTAGGTAAACAAAACTCCTGACTCCACCTCTTTACTCTAGTGGTTCCCCTTTTTTAGAATGGGGACCAGAGACTGCTCAGCCTCCCCAGGACAATCTACTCCATGGTGG is part of the Antennarius striatus isolate MH-2024 chromosome 13, ASM4005453v1, whole genome shotgun sequence genome and harbors:
- the LOC137606287 gene encoding solute carrier family 22 member 6-like; this encodes MGFSDLLEEIGGFGRYQWIHVSIIIFPSLLLASQNLLNNFVSGVPNHHCTLPANQSLNNLSQQIDEKQLLKAFIPLDSSGNRLDRCRRFVEPQWYLIHSNSSVNVSHLQTENCLDGWTFDRSEFLSTTVSEWELVCSLRPLKRMIQTIYMGGVLVGAIIFGSLSDRFGRRSIYLVSYLQLAVFGSASAFSPSYTFYCIFRFLCGMAMSGIMINTFSMNVEWTPIRVRTIVGTLGSISFTFGQVVMAGIVYWLRDWRKLQLAVSAPNFLFVALTWWCSESARWMVLNGRTDEALKNVHRVARINGKPEMVNKITKEVLDSHVKKEIEMSRLSFTLYDLLKTRGMRKISICLLAVWFGTSFSYYGLALDLQQFGVNIYLMQLIFGVVDIPAKFVVLIVLSFLGRRVSQASCLFLAALVIFSNIFIPRDMQAIRTTLACLGKGLTAGSFATVFLYSGELFPTVIRQTGTGFVSSSARVGSMVAPIILILDEVLPALPGLVYGGSAVLAGCFACFLPETLKVPLPDTIEEVEQEWFGRKPSLQERVSLCESEASNCEGVISAEDVPLKEMDPMPSDPNPISQRH